In Fibrobacter sp. UWH4, a single genomic region encodes these proteins:
- a CDS encoding right-handed parallel beta-helix repeat-containing protein, with translation MKMKRVLCAAVIALAAAETFGATYYVAPDGKNTNKGTKDSPFATINKANSVVNAGDTVWIRGGTYLHTDTSYVKNDNMFAGIHLTKSGSSDNKRIHYLAYPGEKPVIDFSKMPIANGSNNVRYTSGILIQAQYLHLKGLEVKNVPMKGESNVGVYVSRSKHIFLELIDSHHNGGSGFFVNERGSGSGGGHLFLNCDSHDNYDPNGRQGDGQNADGFGVHYQTGGDTTKFIGCRAWWNSDDGWDFISQEFPVVIENSWAMGHGYSNYGTGKPKDGNGNGFKAGSSKTGVRHTIRNCVAWKNKASGFYANHSSGGNDWFNNTAYMNGTAFNMWASTWDANDKRTDGVVLKGNKAHVMKNNIAFPNKTAYIGGEYAAGEYNTWNLNITPKESDFVSVSDPSMTVTGKELGPLGGAFGPRQADGSLPDIDFLKLAKNSQMIDKGVNVGLKYEGKAPDLGAYEYGYVSPVIVPVDTTPKDTAVTPIVVPVDTSVAPVDTTADSTEISVGDSTTFVRPLPQRRSNMQQPGRLFYVNGRSVNALRAGGCEASRIRTYSK, from the coding sequence ATGAAAATGAAGCGCGTGTTGTGTGCGGCCGTGATTGCCTTGGCTGCCGCGGAGACTTTCGGGGCGACCTACTACGTGGCCCCCGATGGCAAGAATACGAATAAGGGAACGAAGGATAGCCCGTTTGCGACCATCAACAAGGCGAATTCCGTGGTGAACGCGGGCGATACCGTGTGGATTCGCGGCGGAACCTACCTGCATACGGATACGTCGTATGTGAAAAACGACAACATGTTCGCGGGCATTCACCTGACCAAGAGCGGTTCAAGCGACAACAAGCGCATTCATTACCTCGCGTATCCGGGCGAAAAGCCGGTCATTGACTTCAGCAAGATGCCGATTGCCAACGGTTCGAACAACGTAAGGTACACTTCGGGTATCCTCATTCAGGCGCAGTACTTGCACCTGAAGGGGCTCGAAGTCAAGAACGTTCCCATGAAGGGCGAATCGAATGTGGGCGTGTACGTGTCCCGCAGTAAGCATATTTTCTTGGAACTGATCGATAGTCACCACAACGGCGGTTCGGGATTCTTCGTAAACGAGAGGGGCTCGGGAAGCGGCGGCGGACATTTGTTCTTGAACTGCGACAGTCACGACAACTACGACCCCAACGGACGCCAGGGAGACGGCCAGAATGCCGACGGTTTTGGCGTGCATTACCAAACTGGTGGCGATACGACAAAGTTCATCGGTTGCCGTGCCTGGTGGAACAGCGACGACGGCTGGGATTTTATCAGTCAGGAATTCCCGGTAGTTATCGAGAACAGCTGGGCGATGGGCCACGGCTACAGCAATTACGGTACTGGCAAGCCGAAGGACGGCAACGGCAACGGTTTCAAGGCGGGGAGCAGCAAGACGGGTGTGCGCCATACCATCCGCAACTGCGTCGCCTGGAAAAACAAGGCGTCGGGCTTTTACGCAAACCACAGCAGCGGCGGTAACGACTGGTTCAACAATACGGCCTACATGAACGGCACGGCGTTCAACATGTGGGCGAGCACCTGGGATGCAAACGACAAGCGCACCGACGGTGTCGTGCTCAAGGGCAACAAGGCTCACGTGATGAAGAATAATATCGCCTTCCCGAACAAGACGGCCTACATTGGCGGCGAATATGCGGCGGGCGAATACAACACCTGGAACCTGAACATTACCCCGAAGGAATCGGATTTCGTGAGTGTGTCGGACCCGAGCATGACCGTGACGGGCAAGGAACTCGGGCCTCTCGGCGGTGCATTCGGCCCGCGCCAGGCCGACGGTAGCCTTCCGGATATCGACTTCCTGAAGCTTGCGAAAAATAGCCAGATGATTGACAAGGGCGTGAATGTGGGGCTCAAGTACGAGGGCAAGGCTCCGGATTTGGGTGCGTACGAATATGGCTATGTGTCGCCTGTTATAGTGCCGGTCGATACCACGCCGAAGGATACTGCTGTAACGCCGATTGTCGTTCCGGTCGATACGTCGGTTGCGCCGGTCGATACGACTGCGGATTCTACGGAAATTTCTGTGGGTGATTCGACGACGTTTGTGCGCCCGCTTCCGCAACGCAGGTCGAACATGCAACAGCCGGGACGCCTGTTCTACGTGAACGGCCGCTCGGTGAATGCCCTGCGTGCAGGTGGTTGCGAGGCTTCGAGAATCAGGACTTATTCAAAATAA
- a CDS encoding glycoside hydrolase family 43 protein, giving the protein MFKRTLSMLMGVAAVAIAANPLTTKFYSADAAALVHNDSLFIFAGHDEQGAQGNNNKFFLMNDWHVLVTDDMENYHDYGAVLSWRTFKWASGNAFAGHCEYRNGKFYWYVAVHHATIKQDEGFAIGVAVADHPSGPWKDAIGKALVTDNTTNDVALNIDPAIFYDGNDIWMYWGSWNAGRRVKLKENMIELASTPEDIKIKDFFEAPWMHKYRGNYYFSYASGYPSTTNYSMATSLNGPWTQKGVLNDKLDNSETNHQAIFKYLGHWYFMYHGANAPGGWTYRRSVNIDYLYYDENANIQKIKRTTAGVDKVNNALVENGTYRLTVSHSALSLVEENGIVVQRPESEKDANQFWTVERSAKNARHYMLRNYGTGRYYCPPKTLLDTVKTSATACEIRIENASAAKGYYLYGDYDSDFVGDVLNVSKDAGMPVITWVRTGADNQKVKLAKATPPAVEPESSSSIAESSSSEVAENSSSSEVAPESSSSGTTAIAPRATRQGMQVPARKGYRDLKGRSFDKQIPYRVMF; this is encoded by the coding sequence ATGTTTAAACGCACTTTATCTATGCTGATGGGGGTAGCGGCTGTTGCGATAGCTGCAAACCCGCTCACTACAAAATTCTACTCTGCCGATGCCGCGGCGCTCGTGCACAACGATAGCCTGTTCATTTTTGCGGGCCACGACGAGCAGGGCGCTCAGGGGAACAACAACAAGTTCTTCTTGATGAACGATTGGCACGTTCTGGTGACCGACGACATGGAAAACTACCATGACTACGGTGCGGTACTTTCGTGGCGGACCTTCAAGTGGGCAAGCGGCAACGCCTTTGCGGGCCACTGCGAATACCGTAACGGCAAGTTCTATTGGTACGTGGCGGTGCATCATGCGACCATCAAACAAGACGAAGGTTTTGCGATTGGCGTCGCGGTGGCCGATCACCCCTCGGGCCCGTGGAAAGATGCCATTGGCAAGGCGCTCGTGACCGACAACACCACGAACGATGTCGCGCTGAATATCGACCCCGCGATTTTCTACGACGGGAACGATATCTGGATGTATTGGGGCTCGTGGAATGCGGGCCGTCGCGTAAAGCTCAAGGAAAACATGATTGAGCTCGCGAGTACGCCCGAAGATATCAAGATCAAGGACTTTTTCGAAGCGCCCTGGATGCACAAGTATCGCGGCAACTATTACTTCAGTTACGCCTCGGGTTACCCTTCTACGACGAACTACTCGATGGCTACGAGCTTGAATGGCCCGTGGACGCAGAAGGGCGTGCTGAACGACAAGCTCGACAATTCCGAGACGAACCACCAGGCGATTTTCAAGTATCTCGGGCACTGGTATTTCATGTATCACGGCGCGAATGCTCCGGGCGGCTGGACCTACCGCCGCTCCGTGAATATCGACTACCTGTACTATGACGAGAATGCGAATATCCAGAAAATCAAGCGTACCACCGCGGGTGTAGACAAAGTAAATAACGCACTCGTGGAAAACGGCACGTACCGCCTGACTGTTTCGCACAGTGCCTTGTCGCTGGTCGAAGAGAACGGAATCGTGGTGCAGCGTCCCGAAAGCGAAAAGGATGCGAACCAGTTCTGGACCGTGGAACGCAGCGCGAAAAATGCCCGCCATTACATGCTCAGGAATTACGGTACCGGCCGCTACTATTGCCCGCCCAAGACGCTGCTCGATACCGTCAAGACGTCGGCGACTGCCTGCGAAATCCGCATCGAGAATGCCTCTGCCGCGAAGGGCTACTACCTGTATGGCGATTACGACAGCGACTTTGTGGGCGACGTGCTGAATGTCTCGAAGGACGCGGGCATGCCAGTGATTACCTGGGTGCGCACCGGTGCCGACAACCAGAAGGTGAAACTCGCGAAGGCGACCCCGCCGGCGGTTGAACCGGAATCGTCTTCTAGCATCGCAGAATCCTCTAGCTCCGAAGTTGCTGAAAATTCTTCGAGTTCCGAAGTCGCGCCCGAAAGTTCTAGCAGTGGAACTACCGCGATTGCTCCGCGTGCAACTCGCCAGGGAATGCAGGTGCCTGCTCGCAAGGGTTACCGTGACCTCAAGGGCCGCAGTTTTGACAAGCAGATTCCGTACCGGGTGATGTTCTAG
- a CDS encoding Ig-like domain-containing protein, translating into MFGTKTAVSALCLTVFGFIGAGAEPLAFPEALGFGAQVTGGRGGSVYHVTNLNDDGAGSFRDAVSQGNRIVVFDVGGIINIKTAVSIKSNITIAGQTAPGEGIAIHGGKLSTGKQSNIIIRYLRIRPGENTASEKDDALNLYDAKNVIVDHCSVELAPWNNFGGSSDNASYRVAGITVQNSLIANPIGQQFGAHIESVDGTWAWYYNAFVNTHNRNPLDKINDVFVNNILYNFEAGYTTHTSTHFNHDIVNNYFVYGPKGSNPWFQVDKNQSIYASGNMIDTDRDGKLNGGPSSIYYYQGVGEELAKPWSELTTSGPMLSAASAWRYVTSQSGVLLYDDIDSLIWRQVGTLGKEGALVKSVGAMGIKTNNGWGEVIAGKAATDSDKDGMPDYFEEAMGYDKSKDDTMTKERDGYVRIEKYINWLGAMHATAAGGKSLDFDLRTITRGFKDVSPTYSVSAAENGSVELAGDGYTVRFAPKANFSGLASFKYTVKGNDNTEYTGRVEVLVEKSAGADTSTVQPQDTTARDTSATDTTSIVAGDSTAKDSTTVIRDLRRARPADMRGATHKEYRDLKGRRFDRQIPYRVMF; encoded by the coding sequence ATGTTTGGTACAAAAACGGCAGTTTCGGCGCTTTGCCTAACAGTGTTTGGTTTTATCGGGGCGGGTGCCGAGCCGCTGGCTTTCCCGGAGGCGCTGGGTTTTGGCGCGCAGGTTACGGGTGGTCGTGGCGGCAGCGTTTATCACGTGACGAACCTGAACGATGATGGTGCGGGTTCTTTTCGCGATGCGGTGAGCCAGGGCAACCGCATTGTGGTCTTTGACGTGGGTGGCATCATCAACATCAAGACGGCGGTTTCCATCAAGAGCAACATTACCATCGCGGGGCAGACGGCTCCGGGCGAGGGAATCGCCATTCACGGTGGCAAGCTCAGTACCGGCAAGCAGAGCAACATCATCATCCGCTACCTGCGAATCCGTCCGGGCGAAAATACTGCGTCCGAAAAGGACGATGCGCTCAACCTTTACGATGCGAAGAACGTGATTGTGGACCACTGCTCGGTGGAACTTGCGCCATGGAATAACTTCGGCGGTTCTTCGGACAATGCGAGCTATCGTGTCGCGGGCATTACGGTGCAGAACTCGTTGATTGCAAACCCCATCGGACAGCAGTTCGGTGCGCATATCGAATCGGTGGACGGAACCTGGGCGTGGTACTACAACGCCTTCGTGAACACGCACAACCGAAACCCGCTGGACAAGATTAACGACGTGTTCGTGAACAACATCCTCTACAATTTTGAGGCGGGCTACACAACGCATACGAGCACGCACTTCAATCACGACATCGTGAACAATTACTTTGTCTATGGACCGAAGGGGAGTAACCCGTGGTTCCAGGTGGACAAGAACCAGAGCATCTACGCCAGCGGCAACATGATCGATACGGACCGCGATGGAAAACTGAACGGCGGGCCTTCGAGTATTTATTATTATCAGGGCGTGGGCGAGGAACTGGCGAAACCCTGGAGCGAACTTACGACATCGGGCCCGATGCTCAGTGCGGCAAGTGCGTGGCGCTACGTGACGTCGCAGAGCGGCGTGCTCCTGTATGACGATATTGATTCCCTGATATGGCGCCAGGTGGGGACACTTGGGAAAGAAGGAGCCTTGGTGAAAAGCGTTGGTGCCATGGGAATCAAAACCAATAACGGCTGGGGAGAGGTGATTGCGGGGAAGGCCGCGACCGATTCTGACAAGGACGGCATGCCGGATTACTTCGAAGAAGCGATGGGTTATGACAAGTCGAAAGATGACACGATGACCAAGGAACGCGATGGCTACGTGCGCATCGAGAAGTATATCAACTGGCTGGGCGCCATGCATGCGACGGCTGCGGGCGGCAAGTCCCTCGATTTTGACCTGCGCACGATTACGCGCGGGTTCAAGGATGTGTCGCCGACTTACAGCGTGTCTGCTGCGGAGAACGGAAGTGTGGAACTTGCGGGTGACGGCTATACGGTAAGGTTTGCGCCCAAGGCGAATTTCAGCGGGCTTGCCTCGTTCAAGTACACCGTGAAGGGCAACGACAATACCGAATATACGGGCCGCGTTGAGGTGCTGGTGGAAAAATCTGCCGGCGCAGATACTTCGACCGTGCAGCCGCAGGACACGACTGCACGCGATACCTCCGCGACCGACACGACGTCCATCGTCGCGGGCGATTCTACGGCAAAGGATTCGACAACCGTGATACGGGACCTTCGTCGTGCACGCCCTGCCGACATGCGCGGGGCTACGCATAAGGAATACCGCGACCTGAAGGGCCGCCGTTTCGACAGGCAGATCCCTTACAGGGTGATGTTCTAG
- a CDS encoding family 43 glycosylhydrolase, translating into MYGLGNALRGGFVGVGLSLAVGAFAASNPVVTNMFTADPAGLVYNDTMYIFTGHDEAPAGHEGYIMNDWHIFSSGDMDTWVDRGAVLSIKSFKWARGSAWASQTIERNGKFYWYVTVHDGRDFAVGVAVADHPAGPYKDAIGKALITSNMTAANSGVNYDIDPTVFIDDDGQAYIYWGNGAVMGYRLKENMVELQGSMFNVTPPSFTEAPYVHKRNGYYFLTYAYGWEERIGQATMKSPTGPVSNSKVIVGYNKNSNTSHQAFVEFHNQWYYIYHTGAIGGSFRRALCVDYAYYENDSTIANITMTDAGVKKVDHAPIRDGVYRIKARHSGLSLEDSRSVVIQMDSEESESQLWALKRIDGYTYTLRNIETGKYLSFGKGNLLDTARTVDAENRIVIENFNVDDGYRLYADTASEYLGDVLNISTEAGMPLVVWKQTGTQNQSFKFEYMGDESAYSSSSEDASSSGTAELVSSSSSEAVSSSSAEITSLVAAPGNLGARIVGVSRVDGLRFSQTADYALMNLHGMVVARGHAAQVAVKDLAPGAYVVRLGGRIQKIELR; encoded by the coding sequence ATGTACGGATTGGGAAACGCCCTTCGGGGCGGCTTTGTGGGTGTCGGCTTGTCGCTAGCCGTTGGTGCATTTGCGGCGAGCAATCCCGTTGTCACGAATATGTTCACGGCAGACCCCGCAGGGCTCGTTTACAACGATACCATGTATATCTTCACGGGGCATGACGAGGCGCCCGCCGGTCACGAAGGTTACATAATGAACGACTGGCACATATTCTCTTCGGGAGATATGGATACCTGGGTGGATCGCGGGGCCGTGCTTTCTATCAAGTCGTTCAAGTGGGCACGCGGCAGTGCCTGGGCGAGCCAGACTATCGAACGGAATGGCAAGTTTTACTGGTACGTGACCGTGCACGACGGCAGGGATTTTGCGGTTGGTGTCGCGGTTGCAGACCATCCGGCCGGCCCGTACAAGGATGCCATCGGCAAGGCGCTTATTACCAGCAACATGACTGCTGCGAATAGCGGCGTGAATTACGATATCGACCCGACCGTCTTTATCGATGACGACGGACAGGCCTATATTTATTGGGGCAACGGCGCCGTGATGGGCTACAGGCTCAAGGAAAACATGGTCGAACTGCAAGGCAGCATGTTCAACGTGACGCCGCCCAGTTTTACCGAGGCTCCGTACGTTCATAAAAGGAATGGCTACTACTTTTTGACGTATGCCTACGGCTGGGAAGAACGCATTGGCCAGGCGACCATGAAAAGCCCGACGGGGCCCGTATCCAATTCCAAGGTCATTGTCGGCTACAACAAGAATTCCAATACGAGCCACCAGGCGTTCGTCGAATTCCATAACCAGTGGTATTACATATACCATACGGGCGCGATTGGCGGCAGTTTCCGTCGTGCGCTGTGCGTGGACTATGCCTACTACGAAAACGATTCGACCATCGCGAACATTACCATGACCGACGCGGGCGTAAAGAAGGTTGACCACGCGCCGATCAGGGATGGCGTTTACCGCATCAAGGCGCGGCACAGCGGCCTGAGTCTCGAAGATAGCCGTAGTGTCGTAATCCAGATGGATTCCGAAGAAAGTGAATCGCAGTTGTGGGCGCTCAAAAGAATCGACGGTTACACCTACACGCTCAGGAACATCGAGACGGGAAAGTACCTTTCGTTCGGAAAGGGAAACCTGCTGGATACCGCAAGGACCGTCGATGCCGAAAACAGGATTGTCATCGAGAACTTTAATGTGGATGACGGTTACCGCCTGTACGCGGATACCGCAAGTGAATACCTGGGCGATGTCCTGAACATCTCTACGGAGGCGGGCATGCCGCTTGTCGTGTGGAAACAGACAGGGACGCAGAACCAGTCGTTCAAGTTTGAATATATGGGCGACGAATCTGCATATAGTTCTTCCAGCGAGGATGCGTCGAGCTCAGGGACCGCCGAACTGGTGTCGAGTTCCAGCTCCGAGGCTGTGTCGAGCAGTTCCGCAGAAATTACGTCGTTAGTCGCAGCGCCTGGGAATCTCGGTGCGCGGATTGTCGGCGTTTCTCGCGTGGACGGGCTGCGGTTCTCGCAGACCGCGGATTACGCCCTGATGAACCTGCATGGTATGGTGGTTGCCCGCGGGCACGCTGCGCAAGTTGCGGTGAAGGATCTTGCCCCCGGCGCATACGTGGTAAGGCTTGGCGGCCGCATCCAGAAAATCGAACTGAGGTAA
- a CDS encoding family 43 glycosylhydrolase, whose protein sequence is MKKMSLFKTALAGGLLVASLAATATAQTIVNDRFWKDTDGNFIYSQGGGVLQVGDTFYWYGVKYNGAVTYAANPTKKNDDTGFAGVTCYSSKDLVNWKFEGIVLKPSEAGGGWFGRIGVVYNAKSKKYVLAGQGASPSWEFGEYFATSDSPTGPFKFARVQPESEMTFFVNNNTGDQTLFQDDDGKAYVIASNVKGRTNLYVAPLRESDFLAIDGSRTVNIHKSRVGGREGNAMFKQNGVYYFCSSDLHGWNTSQTYCMSATNILGPYSEEFVLEGTQHDFSHVTQTGFFVMVKGSKGSFVVNAGDRWSDFAGNGLGYNQWLPISFETGKPVFHSLSEWNINVKEGTWSVGAGNNYCLNPTFEADRVGQTTLTGWKLDKADANNINSTSKKRTGRWGLYLTDSKTLTQTLTVPNGKYTLSAYVQGSGGQSSAKMFAKDFGSSEQNVSIAAAAGNWTKKVVENITVTNGKITIGFSTAGSSSQWIAVDDIELIKSGKSYKVSLDAGIGGTIAQNIAGTEIPEGSNVTFTATPLDGWEFAGWSGDASGLDKEYVVASLGKNVNLGAAFKFVGKDSLRYEAENTVFKQTLFEDKHEGFSGKGYANLDNAVGSSITFALCLPEGDERKVKLTFANGGSANRPVSISVNGKVLVEKLDLEPTGGWTSWNDAELTLKIPAGVNALEIASLTEDGAPNIDKIEFVRADSGTTVLRKVAPAEVSKARTGKRFYVNGRAVNVLRAGNRKAVQPTFAK, encoded by the coding sequence ATGAAAAAGATGAGTTTATTCAAGACGGCGCTTGCCGGGGGATTGCTTGTCGCATCCCTTGCCGCTACGGCTACGGCGCAGACTATCGTAAATGACCGTTTCTGGAAAGATACGGACGGCAACTTTATCTATTCGCAGGGCGGTGGCGTGCTCCAGGTGGGCGATACGTTCTACTGGTACGGAGTCAAGTACAACGGCGCCGTTACATACGCGGCGAACCCCACCAAGAAAAACGACGATACCGGATTTGCGGGCGTCACCTGCTATTCCTCGAAGGATTTGGTCAACTGGAAATTCGAGGGAATCGTGCTGAAGCCGAGCGAAGCGGGCGGTGGATGGTTCGGGCGCATTGGCGTCGTGTACAATGCGAAGAGCAAGAAGTATGTGCTCGCGGGCCAGGGGGCAAGCCCGAGCTGGGAATTCGGCGAGTATTTTGCTACCAGCGATTCCCCTACGGGGCCGTTCAAGTTCGCGCGCGTGCAGCCCGAAAGCGAGATGACGTTCTTCGTGAACAATAATACTGGCGACCAGACGCTTTTCCAGGATGATGACGGCAAGGCGTACGTGATTGCGTCTAACGTGAAGGGGCGTACTAACTTGTATGTAGCGCCGCTCCGAGAATCGGATTTCTTGGCGATTGACGGTTCCAGGACGGTGAATATCCACAAGAGCCGTGTGGGTGGCCGCGAAGGGAATGCCATGTTCAAGCAGAACGGCGTTTACTACTTCTGCTCTTCTGATTTGCACGGCTGGAATACCTCGCAGACGTATTGCATGTCGGCGACAAACATCCTGGGCCCCTACAGCGAAGAGTTTGTACTTGAAGGAACGCAGCACGACTTTAGTCACGTGACGCAGACCGGGTTCTTTGTCATGGTGAAGGGCTCGAAGGGTTCGTTTGTGGTGAACGCGGGTGATCGCTGGAGCGATTTCGCAGGGAATGGCCTCGGTTATAACCAGTGGCTGCCTATTTCTTTCGAGACGGGCAAACCCGTGTTCCATTCCCTGAGCGAGTGGAACATCAACGTGAAGGAAGGCACGTGGAGCGTGGGCGCGGGCAATAACTATTGCCTGAATCCGACATTCGAGGCGGATCGCGTGGGCCAGACGACCTTGACGGGCTGGAAACTGGACAAGGCCGATGCCAACAACATTAATTCCACATCCAAGAAACGCACGGGCCGCTGGGGGCTCTACCTGACGGACAGCAAGACGCTCACGCAGACATTGACGGTGCCCAACGGGAAGTACACCCTGAGCGCCTACGTGCAGGGTAGTGGCGGGCAGAGTTCCGCGAAGATGTTCGCGAAGGATTTCGGCAGCAGCGAGCAGAACGTGTCTATTGCCGCGGCAGCAGGCAACTGGACGAAGAAGGTGGTGGAAAACATCACCGTGACGAACGGGAAGATAACCATCGGGTTTAGCACGGCGGGCTCTTCTAGCCAGTGGATTGCCGTCGACGATATCGAACTTATCAAGTCGGGCAAGAGCTACAAGGTGTCGCTCGATGCCGGAATTGGCGGGACGATTGCCCAGAATATTGCCGGCACGGAAATTCCCGAGGGCTCGAACGTCACATTTACCGCGACACCTCTGGACGGCTGGGAATTTGCGGGCTGGAGCGGAGATGCAAGCGGGCTCGATAAGGAATACGTTGTGGCAAGTCTCGGCAAGAATGTGAATCTTGGAGCTGCATTCAAGTTCGTGGGCAAGGATTCGCTCAGGTACGAAGCAGAAAATACCGTATTCAAGCAGACGCTTTTCGAGGACAAGCACGAAGGCTTTTCGGGCAAGGGCTACGCGAACCTGGACAATGCGGTGGGTTCCTCGATTACGTTTGCACTTTGCCTGCCTGAAGGCGATGAACGCAAGGTCAAGTTGACTTTCGCGAACGGCGGGAGTGCGAACCGCCCCGTAAGCATTTCGGTAAACGGCAAGGTTCTGGTAGAAAAGCTGGACTTGGAACCGACGGGCGGATGGACCTCATGGAACGATGCGGAATTGACGCTCAAGATTCCTGCCGGCGTAAACGCCCTGGAAATTGCGTCGCTCACGGAAGACGGTGCCCCGAATATCGACAAGATTGAGTTCGTGCGGGCAGACTCCGGTACGACCGTACTGCGCAAGGTTGCCCCTGCAGAAGTATCCAAGGCCCGCACGGGCAAGCGGTTCTACGTGAACGGCCGTGCGGTAAACGTCCTGCGTGCTGGCAACCGCAAGGCAGTGCAACCCACATTCGCAAAGTAG
- a CDS encoding glycosyl hydrolase 53 family protein, whose amino-acid sequence MFGLGKIIRKTALVLGAVAVAALARPYIVGVDVSWVLEDESLGAKYYDNGKQQDLFDILQNHGINFIRVRTFVNSCIGYAKNSYSGANSNVCWCDLEHTIALAKRIKAHNMGFFLDFHMSDTWASIGHQDVPASWAGKSNAEMGKLAYNHVKTTMDALMKAGLRPDMVQVGNEINSRVAGVSLSKTADFANIINSGVRAVRETDPSIKIVMQHGQPRPEKGFADWYSKIHANIDYDAICGSTYGTTNNGQDWRDMFGLVVKNKKAVLSCEYTGERTALVNSVFYEFGDLGWGTFVWEPTRYSNKPMFDRDGQKYTANARLRELRDIAKKYNATLPDWVQVGKAVKKYNVKTTVAYGGSIAQSIEGSEIAEGSKVTFTAVPQEGWEFVAWTGDNTGNGKEYTVASLGKDVNLGATFKFVGKDSLKYEAENGVFNKTVLESTHEGFSGKGYANLDNEVGSSLTLSVVAADEGDKDVKIVFANGSTANRPVSVAVNGKVQVESVDFESTGAWESWDSSVVTLRLPAGASAITIASLTKDGGPNIDRIEFVNKNAVIPVNPGDSAVGDSGTTVLQRIPVRSNTLRNGGRNFLVNGRSAGALKNRASRIRVYTK is encoded by the coding sequence ATGTTTGGATTGGGAAAAATCATCAGGAAAACGGCGCTGGTCTTGGGTGCCGTGGCGGTTGCGGCGCTTGCGCGCCCGTATATCGTGGGTGTCGATGTCTCGTGGGTGCTCGAAGACGAGTCGCTGGGGGCGAAATACTACGATAACGGCAAGCAGCAGGATCTCTTTGATATCCTGCAGAATCACGGAATCAACTTTATCCGCGTGCGCACCTTCGTGAATTCGTGCATCGGCTACGCGAAGAACAGCTACTCGGGCGCGAATTCTAACGTGTGTTGGTGCGACCTGGAGCATACCATCGCGCTCGCCAAGCGCATCAAGGCGCACAACATGGGGTTCTTCCTCGATTTCCACATGAGCGACACGTGGGCTTCCATCGGTCACCAGGATGTTCCGGCCTCTTGGGCGGGCAAGAGCAATGCCGAGATGGGCAAGCTCGCCTATAACCACGTGAAGACGACCATGGATGCGCTCATGAAGGCGGGACTTCGCCCCGACATGGTGCAGGTGGGTAACGAAATTAACTCGAGGGTGGCGGGCGTTTCGCTGAGCAAGACGGCGGACTTCGCGAACATCATCAATTCGGGTGTGCGTGCGGTGCGCGAGACGGATCCTTCTATCAAGATTGTGATGCAGCATGGTCAGCCGCGCCCCGAGAAGGGCTTCGCGGATTGGTACAGCAAGATTCACGCGAATATTGACTACGATGCCATTTGCGGTTCCACCTACGGCACCACGAACAACGGGCAGGATTGGCGCGATATGTTCGGGCTCGTGGTCAAGAACAAGAAGGCGGTGCTGAGCTGCGAATATACGGGCGAACGTACGGCCCTCGTGAACTCGGTGTTCTATGAATTTGGCGACCTGGGCTGGGGAACCTTCGTGTGGGAGCCGACCCGCTACAGCAACAAGCCGATGTTTGATCGCGACGGCCAGAAATACACGGCGAATGCGCGCCTTAGGGAACTGCGCGATATCGCGAAAAAATACAACGCGACGCTCCCGGACTGGGTGCAGGTCGGCAAGGCCGTAAAGAAGTACAACGTGAAGACGACGGTCGCTTACGGCGGATCGATTGCGCAGAGCATCGAGGGTAGTGAAATTGCCGAAGGGAGCAAGGTGACCTTTACGGCCGTTCCGCAGGAGGGCTGGGAATTTGTGGCGTGGACCGGCGACAATACGGGTAACGGCAAGGAATACACGGTGGCAAGTCTCGGCAAGGATGTGAACCTGGGCGCGACCTTCAAGTTCGTGGGCAAGGATTCGCTCAAGTACGAAGCGGAAAACGGCGTGTTCAACAAGACGGTTCTCGAGTCGACGCACGAGGGCTTTTCGGGCAAGGGCTACGCGAATCTCGATAACGAGGTGGGTTCTTCGCTGACGCTTTCCGTGGTTGCTGCCGACGAGGGTGATAAGGACGTGAAGATTGTCTTTGCGAACGGCTCTACGGCAAACCGCCCGGTAAGTGTTGCGGTGAATGGCAAGGTGCAGGTGGAATCGGTGGACTTCGAATCGACGGGTGCCTGGGAATCGTGGGATTCTAGCGTGGTGACGCTCAGGTTGCCTGCGGGTGCAAGCGCCATTACCATCGCCTCACTCACGAAGGATGGCGGCCCGAATATCGACCGCATCGAGTTCGTGAATAAGAATGCGGTAATCCCCGTCAATCCTGGCGACTCGGCGGTGGGCGACAGCGGCACGACGGTACTCCAGCGGATCCCTGTGCGTAGCAATACGCTCCGTAACGGTGGCCGGAACTTCCTGGTGAACGGGCGTTCTGCGGGTGCATTGAAGAACCGCGCGTCAAGAATCAGGGTATATACAAAGTAA